In Spiroplasma sp. SV19, one DNA window encodes the following:
- a CDS encoding AAA family ATPase gives MMTLTERLEELTKQLQQNVYEKEEIFNLAMLAMLSGESIFLLGKPGIAKSLVSRRLKHAFKNGTIFEYLMNRFSTPEEIFGPISIEDLQKGVYKRLIDKYLPTAEIVFLDEIWKAGPSIQNTLLTIINEKIFRNAGVDIKVPMKLLISASNELPAEGQGLEALYDRFIIRYIAHGLKDEANFNDMIAGVTELDVKVDEALQITHEEYDVWRKEINKVKMTQSTFDFIARFRKAMYIATDGEYYISDRRWKKIAHLMKASAFYNGRDTVDKADWLVIPYCIWDDEEQEEEYNAIFNEFYLDALTYDVREKKNRLSKELEELSAQYEDIQEVNSRKSEYLDVFDGKLQGTFHRILWKNSQYPICFIRVEDLIDARHNKTQPTLVELYYGEDLDNMVDVLQTEISYVNDSTFKIIKTDEEIKVEIKNSKVEDNNSKLEKRILAVEREIDSLATAFPDEKERLLELNCIFFKDRFLLAVNNAFNDNKLNFNEDIIEADYRSKENPEANLSSSSNLVKN, from the coding sequence ATGATGACACTTACAGAAAGATTAGAAGAATTAACAAAACAATTACAGCAAAATGTGTATGAAAAAGAAGAAATTTTTAATTTAGCAATGTTAGCAATGTTAAGTGGAGAATCAATTTTTCTTTTAGGAAAACCAGGAATTGCCAAATCATTAGTTTCACGACGTTTAAAACATGCTTTTAAAAACGGAACAATTTTTGAATATTTGATGAATCGTTTTTCAACACCAGAAGAAATTTTTGGTCCAATTTCAATTGAAGATTTGCAAAAAGGAGTTTATAAACGATTAATTGATAAATATTTGCCAACCGCAGAAATTGTTTTCTTAGATGAAATTTGAAAGGCGGGGCCTTCAATTCAAAATACATTATTAACAATTATTAATGAAAAGATTTTTCGTAATGCCGGAGTTGATATTAAAGTTCCAATGAAGTTATTAATTTCTGCTTCAAATGAGTTACCAGCAGAAGGACAAGGGTTAGAGGCGTTATATGACCGTTTTATTATTCGTTATATTGCCCATGGTTTAAAAGATGAAGCAAATTTTAATGATATGATTGCTGGAGTAACGGAATTAGATGTTAAAGTTGATGAAGCATTGCAAATTACGCACGAAGAATATGATGTGTGACGAAAAGAAATTAATAAAGTTAAAATGACGCAGTCAACATTTGATTTTATTGCACGTTTTCGAAAAGCAATGTATATTGCAACTGATGGCGAATATTATATTTCTGATCGTCGTTGAAAAAAGATTGCTCATTTAATGAAAGCATCGGCTTTTTATAATGGTCGTGATACAGTTGATAAAGCTGATTGACTAGTTATTCCATATTGTATTTGAGATGATGAAGAACAAGAAGAAGAATATAATGCTATTTTCAATGAGTTTTATTTAGATGCTTTAACTTATGATGTACGTGAAAAAAAGAATCGTTTGAGTAAAGAATTAGAAGAATTATCAGCGCAGTATGAAGATATTCAAGAAGTTAATAGTCGGAAAAGTGAATATTTAGATGTTTTTGATGGTAAATTGCAAGGAACTTTTCATCGTATTCTTTGGAAAAATTCACAGTATCCAATTTGTTTTATTCGTGTTGAAGATTTGATTGATGCTCGTCATAATAAAACCCAGCCAACATTAGTTGAATTATATTACGGAGAAGACTTAGATAATATGGTTGATGTTTTACAAACTGAAATTAGTTATGTTAATGATAGTACTTTTAAAATTATTAAAACTGATGAAGAAATTAAAGTGGAAATTAAAAATTCGAAAGTAGAGGATAATAATTCAAAACTTGAGAAAAGAATTCTGGCAGTTGAACGTGAAATTGATAGTTTGGCAACTGCTTTTCCTGATGAAAAAGAACGTTTATTAGAATTGAATTGTATTTTTTTCAAGGACCGTTTCCTTTTAGCAGTTAATAATGCTTTTAATGATAATAAATTAAATTTCAATGAGGATATTATTGAAGCTGATTATCGATCAAAAGAAAACCCAGAAGCTAATCTTAGTAGTTCCTCAAACTTAGTTAAAAATTAG
- a CDS encoding lipoprotein, translated as MRKILALLTATVLVSTSSVNAIACGSPSPSKIDGRENVATEFTLTNNVIVTDDNVPVIDSIFEQAKTEQRISPLLTLDMFLISDSDNLTKPVNAM; from the coding sequence ATGCGAAAAATTTTAGCACTTTTAACAGCAACTGTTTTGGTCAGTACTTCATCTGTTAATGCAATAGCATGTGGTTCGCCCTCACCTTCTAAAATTGATGGGCGAGAAAATGTTGCAACAGAATTTACTTTAACAAATAATGTGATTGTTACTGACGATAATGTGCCAGTTATTGATTCAATTTTTGAACAAGCAAAAACAGAACAGCGAATCTCTCCACTTTTAACATTGGATATGTTTTTGATTTCTGATTCTGATAATTTAACAAAACCTGTTAATGCAATGTAA
- a CDS encoding aldo/keto reductase yields the protein MKYIKLNDGNEMPILGFGVFQIPEEETATVVLNAVKAGYRLFDTAQIYGNEKPVGKALKESGVDRNNFFITSKIWISNAGYAKAKASIDKSLEDLQTNYIDLMLVHQPFGDYYGTWRALEEAKQAGKIKSIGVSNFAPVLVEDLITFNNISPTLNQIELNPFYQRQDEVSFYKNKEIQIQSWASFAEGKNGIFTNEILAKIGNKYNKSVAQVILRWLIQNDIAVIPKSVTPSRIKENINVFDFELTKEDIIAIEQLDLGTTQFFDPTKPETVLDLAQYKL from the coding sequence ATGAAATACATTAAATTAAACGATGGTAACGAAATGCCAATCTTAGGATTTGGAGTTTTCCAAATTCCAGAAGAAGAAACAGCAACAGTAGTTTTGAATGCTGTAAAAGCAGGATATAGATTATTTGATACCGCTCAAATTTATGGAAATGAAAAACCAGTTGGAAAAGCACTAAAAGAAAGCGGTGTAGATAGAAACAATTTTTTTATTACTTCAAAAATTTGAATTTCAAATGCAGGTTATGCAAAAGCAAAAGCCTCAATTGATAAGTCATTAGAAGATTTACAAACTAACTACATTGATTTAATGTTAGTACACCAACCATTTGGCGATTATTATGGAACATGAAGGGCTTTAGAAGAAGCAAAACAGGCAGGAAAAATTAAATCAATTGGTGTCAGTAATTTTGCGCCAGTTCTTGTTGAAGACCTTATAACATTCAACAATATTTCACCGACGTTAAATCAAATTGAGTTGAATCCATTTTATCAAAGACAAGATGAAGTAAGTTTTTATAAAAATAAGGAAATTCAAATTCAGTCATGAGCAAGCTTTGCTGAAGGAAAAAATGGCATTTTTACAAATGAAATATTAGCAAAAATTGGCAATAAATATAATAAATCAGTTGCCCAAGTAATTTTAAGATGATTAATTCAAAATGACATTGCGGTTATCCCAAAATCAGTAACACCATCACGGATAAAAGAGAATATAAATGTCTTTGATTTTGAATTAACAAAAGAAGATATTATTGCAATAGAACAATTGGATTTAGGAACTACCCAATTTTTTGATCCAACAAAACCAGAAACTGTTTTAGATTTGGCTCAATATAAACTTTAA
- the lpdA gene encoding dihydrolipoyl dehydrogenase: MENKYDVIVVGAGPGGYVTAIKAAQEGLKTLIVEKEYYGGVCLNVGCIPTKALLKSSKVYDLIGHADAYGIDISKMAEVAPNWVKMQERKTKVVTQLTKGVEFLLKKNKVDLVKGEAKAIDKNTIEVAGKRYAGTNLIIATGSVSRNLPLPGFEQAEKDGYVISSTEALSLPQIPKKLAIIGGGVIGIEFACLYRRLGTEVTILQGLDTILEMLDKDIREELTKLLIKNKVKIETSVKIKEIKGKTVIYDNSEGKEVKLATDYCLVSVGRAPVTTGFENIGLKIGERKNIEVDDQCRTNLPGVYAIGDVVGKAMLAHVASAQGLLVIDNIKGKNEKMNYNRIPSCIYSFPEVATVGITEEQAIKDKIAYKAFKFPLAANGKALADGETDGFVKILCEPKYGEILGAHIIAATATDMISEITLCMETEGTIHELGKTIHPHPTLSEIIMEVAHGLEGHAIHI; the protein is encoded by the coding sequence ATGGAAAATAAATATGATGTAATTGTTGTCGGTGCTGGTCCAGGTGGCTATGTTACGGCAATTAAAGCAGCCCAAGAAGGTTTAAAAACATTAATTGTTGAAAAAGAATATTATGGTGGGGTTTGTTTAAATGTTGGTTGTATTCCAACCAAAGCGTTATTAAAAAGTAGTAAAGTTTATGATTTAATTGGGCATGCCGATGCTTATGGAATTGATATTTCAAAAATGGCAGAAGTTGCTCCAAATTGAGTAAAAATGCAAGAGCGAAAAACAAAAGTGGTAACGCAATTAACAAAAGGGGTTGAGTTCTTATTGAAAAAAAATAAGGTTGACTTAGTTAAAGGCGAAGCAAAAGCAATTGATAAAAATACTATTGAAGTCGCGGGAAAACGTTATGCAGGGACAAACTTAATTATTGCAACAGGAAGTGTTTCACGTAATTTACCATTGCCAGGGTTTGAACAAGCGGAAAAAGATGGTTATGTTATTTCATCAACAGAAGCTTTATCATTACCGCAAATTCCAAAAAAACTAGCAATTATTGGTGGTGGTGTTATTGGGATTGAATTTGCTTGTTTATACCGTCGTTTAGGAACAGAAGTAACAATTTTACAAGGTTTAGACACAATTTTAGAAATGTTAGATAAAGATATTCGCGAAGAATTAACAAAACTATTAATTAAAAATAAAGTTAAAATTGAAACCTCGGTTAAAATTAAAGAAATTAAAGGTAAAACAGTTATTTATGATAATAGCGAAGGTAAAGAAGTTAAATTAGCAACTGACTATTGTTTAGTGTCAGTTGGGCGTGCTCCTGTGACAACTGGTTTTGAAAATATTGGTTTAAAAATTGGGGAACGAAAAAATATCGAAGTTGATGATCAATGTCGTACTAATTTACCTGGTGTTTATGCGATTGGCGATGTTGTTGGAAAAGCAATGTTAGCACATGTTGCTTCAGCACAAGGACTTTTAGTAATTGATAATATTAAAGGAAAAAATGAAAAAATGAATTATAATCGTATTCCGTCATGTATTTATTCATTCCCAGAAGTTGCAACAGTTGGAATCACTGAAGAGCAAGCAATTAAAGATAAAATTGCTTATAAAGCCTTTAAGTTTCCGTTAGCAGCTAATGGAAAAGCGCTTGCTGATGGTGAAACTGATGGATTTGTTAAAATTTTATGTGAACCAAAATATGGTGAAATTTTAGGAGCTCATATTATTGCAGCAACAGCAACGGATATGATTTCAGAAATTACATTATGTATGGAAACGGAAGGAACAATTCATGAACTTGGAAAAACAATTCATCCGCATCCAACTTTATCAGAAATTATAATGGAAGTTGCGCACGGTTTAGAAGGACATGCCATTCATATTTAA
- a CDS encoding dihydrolipoamide acetyltransferase family protein, with the protein MVKFKFADIGEGLTEGKVANIMIKVGDKIKDGDEMFAVETDKVNTEIYAPCDGIVSKINMNVGDTIYVGDVVVEIDDGGADSADSASAQPVAAPVEEEKAAGVVGAVPISNTVLAPRHLPSSNNENNQNNSNVLSTPLVRKMAADLKVDLTKIQGSGPNGRIMKADLSQGGGTAATSGPSLSITPIEIPKINATGAVRREPMSPIRKAIAKQMTLSKTVIAETTLMKNIDVTKLIEIRTQLKGQAEKQGVKLTYMPFFMKACAIALKDFPILNSSYDQEQQEIIFKDYYNIGMATDTPTGLMVPVVKGVDQLNVMQIAKMVNDLASKTRERKLKPDEMKDGTFTITNFGSAGIELATPVINFPEVAILGVGIIKKTPIINSNNEVEISSILPLSLTIDHRLIDGADGGRFLARVTELLESPALLLL; encoded by the coding sequence ATGGTTAAATTTAAATTTGCAGATATCGGAGAAGGATTAACTGAAGGAAAAGTTGCTAATATTATGATTAAAGTTGGCGATAAAATTAAAGATGGAGATGAAATGTTTGCTGTTGAAACAGATAAAGTTAATACAGAAATTTATGCTCCCTGTGATGGAATTGTTAGCAAAATTAATATGAATGTTGGTGACACAATTTATGTTGGTGATGTTGTAGTTGAAATTGATGATGGTGGTGCAGATAGTGCTGATTCAGCATCAGCACAACCAGTAGCAGCTCCAGTAGAAGAAGAAAAAGCAGCTGGAGTAGTGGGGGCAGTGCCAATTTCAAATACTGTTTTAGCTCCTCGTCATTTACCAAGTAGTAATAATGAAAATAATCAAAACAATAGTAATGTCTTATCAACACCACTTGTACGAAAAATGGCCGCTGATTTAAAAGTTGATTTGACAAAAATTCAAGGATCAGGACCAAATGGGAGAATTATGAAAGCTGATTTATCACAAGGTGGTGGAACAGCAGCAACAAGTGGGCCATCATTATCAATAACACCAATTGAAATTCCAAAAATTAATGCAACAGGTGCTGTTCGTCGTGAACCAATGTCACCAATTCGTAAGGCAATTGCTAAACAAATGACATTGTCAAAAACAGTTATTGCCGAAACAACATTAATGAAAAATATTGATGTTACAAAATTAATTGAAATTAGAACGCAATTAAAAGGACAAGCAGAAAAACAAGGTGTTAAATTAACTTATATGCCGTTCTTTATGAAAGCTTGTGCAATTGCTTTGAAAGATTTTCCAATTTTAAATTCTTCATACGATCAAGAACAACAAGAAATTATTTTCAAAGATTACTATAATATTGGGATGGCAACCGACACTCCAACGGGATTAATGGTTCCGGTTGTGAAAGGTGTTGATCAGTTAAATGTAATGCAAATTGCGAAAATGGTTAATGATTTAGCATCAAAAACACGTGAACGTAAATTAAAACCAGATGAAATGAAAGATGGAACTTTCACAATTACAAATTTTGGGTCAGCTGGAATTGAATTAGCAACACCAGTTATTAATTTCCCAGAAGTTGCAATTTTAGGAGTTGGAATTATTAAGAAAACCCCAATAATTAATAGCAACAATGAAGTTGAAATTAGTTCAATTTTACCATTGTCATTAACAATTGATCATCGTTTAATTGATGGCGCTGATGGTGGACGCTTTTTAGCACGTGTAACTGAATTATTAGAATCACCAGCTTTATTATTATTGTAA
- a CDS encoding alpha-ketoacid dehydrogenase subunit beta translates to MPVVNNIQALTHALDLAMEKHQNVVVYGEDAGFEGGVFRATVGLQEKYSEDRCFDAPIAEATLVGTAVGMAINGMKPIVEMQFEGFSYPALQQLFTHVARMRNRSRGRFTCPLIVRMPMGGGIRALEHHSEAMEAMFSHNPGLKVIIPSTPYDTKGLLLAAVESPDPVIFLEPTKIYRAFKQEIPDEYYTLPIGEGYKIQEGDDLTIVTYGAQVGECEKALAQLKEEGVNVNVDLIDLRTIQPWDRDMVIESVKKTGRILVVHEAVRSFSVAAEVITTVNENCFEYLKAPAGRVTGYDIIIPFDRGEHYHQPSVQKIVVKIKELINYQF, encoded by the coding sequence ATGCCAGTTGTAAATAATATTCAAGCATTAACACATGCTTTAGATTTAGCAATGGAAAAACACCAGAATGTTGTTGTGTATGGAGAAGACGCTGGATTCGAAGGAGGAGTTTTCCGGGCAACTGTTGGGTTACAAGAAAAATATAGTGAAGACCGTTGTTTTGATGCGCCAATTGCCGAAGCAACTTTAGTTGGAACTGCCGTTGGAATGGCTATTAATGGAATGAAACCAATTGTTGAAATGCAATTTGAAGGATTTTCATATCCTGCGTTACAACAGCTTTTCACACACGTGGCGCGTATGCGTAATCGTTCACGCGGACGTTTCACTTGTCCATTAATTGTTCGTATGCCAATGGGGGGAGGAATTCGTGCCTTAGAACATCACTCAGAAGCAATGGAAGCGATGTTTTCGCATAACCCTGGATTAAAAGTAATTATTCCTTCAACACCGTATGATACTAAAGGATTATTGTTAGCTGCTGTGGAATCACCAGACCCAGTAATTTTTTTAGAACCAACAAAAATTTATCGTGCCTTTAAACAAGAAATTCCGGATGAATATTATACCCTACCAATTGGGGAAGGTTATAAAATTCAAGAAGGAGATGATTTAACAATTGTTACTTATGGAGCACAGGTTGGTGAATGTGAAAAAGCATTGGCACAATTAAAAGAAGAAGGAGTTAATGTTAATGTTGATTTAATTGACTTACGAACAATTCAACCATGAGATCGTGATATGGTTATTGAATCAGTTAAAAAAACTGGTCGTATTTTAGTTGTCCACGAAGCGGTTCGTTCATTTTCAGTTGCAGCAGAAGTAATTACAACAGTTAATGAAAATTGTTTTGAATATTTAAAAGCCCCGGCTGGACGGGTAACAGGTTATGATATTATTATTCCGTTTGATCGTGGAGAACATTATCATCAACCATCAGTACAAAAAATTGTTGTTAAAATTAAAGAATTAATTAACTACCAATTTTAG
- the pdhA gene encoding pyruvate dehydrogenase (acetyl-transferring) E1 component subunit alpha: MYFDKFNSLKNEMLQIMDATGKIVKPELMPKISDDEVLTAYKLMCLSRRQDDFQNKIQRQGRMLSFLSSTGQEATEVAYGMQIIKGKDWFSSAYRNNAAWLATGVPMRNIMLYWCGNEMGSKMPEGINTLPVNIPIATQYSHATGLAFAEKYNKRDGVVITTTGDGGTSEGEFYEAINMAQLHEVPAIFIVENNQYAISTPRRKATKAINFAVKGVAVGMRNILVDGNDFFAVYGAVQEAINFARKGEGPSLIECNTYRLGAHSSADDPKVYRDEKLHEEALKKDPLIRLKAYLIAQKKWSDKEQEALDAEQDKFVKGEFAWVEENNNVSIHDIFAYTYAEMPKFLEEQYQEAEAFFAKYPSKGGHH, encoded by the coding sequence ATGTATTTTGACAAGTTTAATTCGTTAAAAAATGAAATGCTTCAAATTATGGATGCAACAGGAAAAATTGTTAAACCAGAATTGATGCCGAAAATTAGCGATGATGAAGTTTTAACCGCTTATAAGTTAATGTGTTTATCACGTCGTCAAGATGATTTTCAAAATAAAATTCAGCGTCAAGGGCGAATGTTATCGTTTTTATCTTCGACGGGACAAGAAGCAACAGAAGTAGCATATGGAATGCAAATTATTAAAGGAAAAGATTGATTTTCTTCAGCATACCGAAATAATGCTGCTTGATTAGCAACGGGCGTTCCAATGCGAAACATTATGTTATATTGATGTGGAAATGAAATGGGAAGTAAAATGCCAGAAGGGATTAATACTTTGCCAGTAAATATTCCAATTGCAACGCAATATTCACATGCAACAGGTTTAGCGTTTGCTGAAAAGTATAATAAACGCGATGGAGTTGTTATTACAACAACTGGTGATGGAGGTACTTCAGAAGGAGAATTTTATGAAGCAATTAACATGGCTCAGTTACATGAAGTACCAGCAATTTTTATTGTAGAAAATAACCAATATGCGATTTCAACACCACGTCGTAAAGCAACAAAAGCAATTAATTTTGCAGTTAAAGGAGTTGCGGTTGGAATGCGTAATATTTTAGTTGATGGTAATGATTTTTTTGCGGTATATGGTGCCGTGCAAGAAGCAATTAACTTTGCTCGTAAAGGAGAAGGACCATCACTAATTGAATGTAATACTTATCGTTTAGGAGCACACTCATCAGCAGATGATCCAAAAGTTTATCGTGATGAAAAATTACATGAAGAAGCTTTGAAAAAAGATCCATTGATTCGTTTAAAAGCATATTTAATTGCGCAAAAAAAATGGTCAGACAAAGAACAAGAAGCATTAGATGCTGAACAAGATAAATTTGTTAAAGGTGAATTTGCTTGAGTTGAGGAAAATAATAATGTTTCAATTCATGATATTTTTGCTTATACATATGCTGAAATGCCAAAATTCTTAGAAGAACAATACCAAGAGGCAGAAGCATTTTTTGCAAAATATCCAAGTAAAGGAGGACATCACTAA
- a CDS encoding lipoate--protein ligase, translated as MICFKNPSTDVYFNLALDEYLLKSNIKDNIFFLWKNSNTIVIGRNQNTIEEINLQAVETDKVNVVRRITGGGAVYQDDGNLCFSIIVDKDNEIAKNYESILQPIINVLQKLGLNAKFAGKNDIEIDGKKISGNAQIRYKDRLLHHGTILFDVDLSKMQKYLNVDQSKIVSKGIKSIPARVTNIRPLLENDITIDQFMNFIMKELLAQGTTVVDLPSDIIAAANKLADEKYRTWDWNFGNSPEFSYQNKIRYEGKGTVDVRLNVNEGKITNIKFYGDFLGSGGTNHLEALLTGCEYSPEKIKIELLKSDIKEIFGEKFETQEILDVIFN; from the coding sequence ATGATTTGTTTTAAAAATCCTTCCACAGATGTTTATTTTAATTTAGCTTTAGATGAATATCTTTTAAAAAGTAATATTAAAGACAATATTTTCTTTTTGTGAAAAAATTCTAATACAATTGTCATTGGTCGTAATCAAAATACAATTGAAGAAATTAATTTACAAGCAGTTGAAACTGATAAAGTAAATGTTGTTAGACGAATTACTGGGGGAGGAGCTGTTTATCAAGATGATGGAAATTTATGTTTTTCTATTATTGTTGATAAAGATAATGAAATCGCAAAAAATTATGAAAGTATTTTGCAACCTATTATCAATGTTTTACAAAAACTTGGTTTAAATGCTAAATTTGCCGGTAAAAATGATATTGAAATTGATGGTAAAAAAATTTCTGGAAATGCTCAAATAAGATATAAGGATCGCTTATTACATCATGGAACAATTTTGTTTGATGTTGATTTAAGCAAGATGCAGAAATATCTAAATGTTGATCAGAGTAAGATTGTTTCAAAAGGAATTAAATCAATTCCAGCGCGAGTAACTAATATTCGACCATTGTTAGAAAATGATATTACAATTGATCAATTTATGAATTTTATTATGAAAGAACTATTAGCGCAAGGAACAACGGTAGTTGATTTGCCGTCAGATATTATTGCTGCTGCTAATAAATTAGCGGATGAAAAATATCGCACATGAGATTGAAACTTTGGTAATTCACCAGAATTTAGTTATCAAAATAAAATTCGTTATGAAGGAAAAGGAACTGTTGATGTTCGTTTAAATGTTAATGAAGGAAAAATTACAAATATCAAATTTTATGGTGATTTTTTAGGTTCAGGTGGAACAAACCATCTTGAAGCATTGTTAACAGGTTGTGAATATAGCCCGGAGAAAATTAAAATTGAATTATTAAAAAGTGATATTAAAGAAATTTTTGGAGAAAAATTTGAAACACAAGAAATCTTAGATGTTATTTTTAATTAA
- a CDS encoding FAD-dependent oxidoreductase: MKVIVVGTNHAGTTAVRTLRRLDPKAEIVTYDKNNNISFLGCGIALWVSGEVKDPKGLFYASPEILQSEGIKVNMEHEVLSIDNKSQKIRVKDLKTGKEFDDNYDKLILAIGSWPIIPPIEGINQEGVHIVKWYQHGELVKKANDDKNIKNVVVCGAGYIGVELVDAFHQKGKNVTLVDISDRIMPRYYDKPFTDKVENAMREAGVNLRGGEKVVKFEGNNNKVTKVVTDKGSYDADLVIWSVGFKPATEILNGVVDLDKNAAIMVDQYMRTSDPNIFAVGDCVEVYDNAKKAPAYIALATNAVRTGVIAAVNALKLEGLASPGFQGSNAINVFGWALASTGVTETVAKDLGFDYEQITFTDNDRPEFMASYQEVLIKILWDKKTRKIIGAQVGSVANHTEVMYMFSLAIMKGVTIDELPLVDIFFLPHFNKPYNFITLPALEVLGLNYFKK; encoded by the coding sequence ATGAAAGTTATTGTAGTCGGAACTAATCATGCGGGGACAACTGCTGTTAGAACTTTAAGAAGACTAGATCCTAAAGCAGAAATTGTTACTTATGATAAAAACAACAATATTTCGTTTTTGGGATGTGGGATTGCATTATGAGTTTCAGGAGAGGTAAAAGATCCAAAAGGCTTATTTTATGCTTCACCAGAAATTTTGCAAAGTGAAGGTATTAAAGTAAATATGGAGCATGAAGTATTATCAATTGATAATAAAAGTCAAAAAATTCGAGTAAAAGATTTAAAAACGGGCAAAGAATTTGATGATAATTATGATAAATTGATTTTAGCAATTGGTTCATGACCAATTATCCCACCAATTGAGGGCATTAACCAAGAAGGCGTTCATATTGTTAAATGATACCAACATGGGGAATTGGTAAAAAAAGCAAATGATGATAAAAATATTAAAAATGTAGTTGTGTGTGGAGCAGGATACATTGGCGTTGAATTAGTTGATGCTTTTCACCAAAAAGGGAAAAATGTGACCCTAGTTGATATTTCAGATCGTATTATGCCACGTTATTACGATAAACCATTTACTGATAAAGTTGAAAACGCAATGCGTGAAGCAGGTGTTAATTTACGTGGTGGGGAAAAAGTTGTTAAATTCGAAGGAAATAATAACAAGGTAACAAAAGTAGTAACTGATAAAGGATCATATGATGCTGATTTAGTAATTTGATCAGTTGGATTTAAACCTGCAACAGAAATTTTAAATGGTGTTGTCGATTTAGACAAAAATGCCGCAATTATGGTTGATCAATATATGAGAACTTCAGATCCAAATATTTTTGCTGTTGGTGATTGTGTTGAAGTTTATGATAATGCTAAAAAAGCACCAGCATATATTGCTTTAGCAACAAATGCTGTTCGAACAGGAGTTATTGCTGCTGTTAATGCTTTAAAACTAGAAGGTTTAGCATCACCAGGATTTCAAGGTTCAAATGCAATTAATGTTTTTGGTTGAGCATTAGCGTCAACAGGAGTAACTGAAACAGTTGCTAAAGATCTTGGTTTTGATTATGAACAGATTACTTTTACGGATAATGATCGTCCAGAATTTATGGCATCTTACCAAGAAGTTTTAATCAAAATTCTTTGAGATAAAAAAACACGAAAAATTATTGGAGCACAAGTTGGTTCAGTAGCTAATCATACAGAAGTTATGTATATGTTTTCATTGGCAATTATGAAAGGAGTTACAATTGATGAATTACCATTAGTTGATATTTTCTTCTTGCCACATTTTAATAAACCATATAACTTTATTACTTTACCAGCATTAGAGGTATTAGGTTTAAATTACTTTAAAAAATAA
- a CDS encoding HD domain-containing protein produces MNIKDLTKETNNIELVVIADKVTQGTASNGSTYLSITLKDRTGTIEARLWDARPADIECWNKGNCYKVNINIIEYRKVLQAKINTYDIVDNDSINLEDFIEVAPLSPDVMYDEIIATVQAMQTPEYREIMTLILTKYGEQFKIWPAAIRNHHEIKSGLIWHSLTMLKMAKNVANVYFDRLIDAELLYCGVILHDLGKVIEITSGATNDFSLEGKLLGHISIMANELNHMAKINNLNSEKIILLEHMILASHGRLEYGSPVEPHLLEAEILSFLDNLDARIYRIDKELEKTPVNEQTQRLLAVEGRWFLKHFEK; encoded by the coding sequence ATGAATATTAAAGACTTAACAAAAGAGACCAATAATATTGAATTAGTGGTAATTGCTGATAAAGTAACACAAGGAACTGCCTCAAATGGGAGTACTTATTTATCAATCACATTAAAAGATCGTACAGGAACAATTGAGGCACGGTTATGAGATGCTCGTCCTGCTGATATTGAATGTTGAAATAAGGGGAATTGCTATAAAGTAAATATTAATATTATTGAATATCGAAAAGTATTGCAAGCAAAAATTAATACTTATGACATTGTTGATAATGATAGTATTAACTTAGAAGATTTTATTGAAGTCGCACCACTTTCACCTGATGTAATGTATGATGAAATCATTGCCACAGTACAAGCAATGCAAACACCAGAATATCGGGAAATTATGACATTAATTTTAACCAAATATGGTGAACAATTTAAAATTTGACCAGCAGCAATTCGTAACCATCATGAAATTAAGTCGGGGCTAATTTGACATAGTTTAACAATGTTAAAAATGGCTAAGAATGTTGCTAATGTATATTTTGACCGTTTAATTGATGCTGAACTTTTATATTGTGGTGTTATTTTACATGATTTAGGAAAAGTTATTGAAATTACAAGTGGTGCAACTAATGATTTTTCATTAGAAGGTAAATTACTTGGTCATATTTCAATTATGGCAAATGAGTTAAACCATATGGCTAAAATTAATAATTTAAATTCTGAGAAAATTATTTTATTAGAACATATGATTTTAGCTAGCCATGGCCGCTTAGAATATGGGTCACCAGTTGAACCACACTTGTTAGAAGCTGAAATTTTGTCATTTTTAGATAATTTAGATGCACGAATTTATCGAATTGATAAGGAATTAGAAAAAACACCAGTTAATGAACAAACACAACGGTTATTGGCGGTTGAAGGACGCTGATTTTTAAAGCATTTTGAAAAATAA